The sequence below is a genomic window from Desulfonauticus submarinus.
TTTTATTGGGTATAATTATCTTAGTTAAAAGATGGAAGTTTGTTTTTATTCTACTTTAAAAGACAAGGGAGGAGCGGCTAGAGTAGTCAATTTATTGTCTAAGTTTCTCTCTAAAAAAGGGCACATAATTAGACATTTTTCTGAAGAAGAGAATAATATCTCTTTTGAACATAAGAGTGCCATTTGGCATTTTCATACTTTGCTTAATTGGTCTAATATTTTAGCTTCTCTCCCTAAAAAAGATAAGATTGTGATTACTGCTCATGATTTTAGAGTATTTAGTGGTGGCTGTGTGTTCCCTGTTAATTGTGTTCAGTGGGAGCAAAAGTGTGAAAATTGTCCACAGCAGATTTTTAATGCTACAAAAATTTTTGAGTTTCAAAAGAAAATACTTTTTTCTATAAAACCTTTAATTATAGTGCCTTCTAATTGGTTAAAAAAGATATTAAAAAAGATAATGCCTTGGTTAAAAGTGAAAGTAATTCCAAATGGAGTGGAAGTAGAGTATATTCATCCTCAGTTCGACCTTTTAAGATATAAACAGAAATTGGTATTATTTGTAGCTCATGGTGGACTCAAGGCAGGTTTTAAAGGTGGTGGTTCATGGTTATCTATTTGGAATAGAATAAAAGTAGAACATCCAGATGCTAAGGGGATTGTTATTGGCGATGTTGAGAAAAAACAAGTTCAAGATGTATTAATTTTACCGTACCTTTCTAGTGCAGCTGTTTGGAAGGTAATGGAGAGAGCTTCTCTGTTTTTATATCCCACTTTAGCTGACAATTATCCTTTAGTTATTCTAGAGGCAATGGCTGCGGGACTTCCTGTGCTTGCTTATGGGGTGGGTGGTATAAATGAGCAAATTGATTCTAATAAAACAGGTTTTTTAATAGAACCGTTTTCCCAAGAAGACTTGATAAAACAAGCCATTTTGCTATTACAACATGCTTCAAAATTAAAAGAAGTAGGACAACTCGCCCGAGAAAAAGCTACAAAGTATTTTTCTTGGCAAAAAATGGGGTATCGTTATTTAAAAGAATATGAAAAATTAGATGGGTAACATGC
It includes:
- a CDS encoding glycosyltransferase, which produces MEVCFYSTLKDKGGAARVVNLLSKFLSKKGHIIRHFSEEENNISFEHKSAIWHFHTLLNWSNILASLPKKDKIVITAHDFRVFSGGCVFPVNCVQWEQKCENCPQQIFNATKIFEFQKKILFSIKPLIIVPSNWLKKILKKIMPWLKVKVIPNGVEVEYIHPQFDLLRYKQKLVLFVAHGGLKAGFKGGGSWLSIWNRIKVEHPDAKGIVIGDVEKKQVQDVLILPYLSSAAVWKVMERASLFLYPTLADNYPLVILEAMAAGLPVLAYGVGGINEQIDSNKTGFLIEPFSQEDLIKQAILLLQHASKLKEVGQLAREKATKYFSWQKMGYRYLKEYEKLDG